From the genome of Oncorhynchus clarkii lewisi isolate Uvic-CL-2024 chromosome 11, UVic_Ocla_1.0, whole genome shotgun sequence, one region includes:
- the LOC139420180 gene encoding twisted gastrulation protein homolog 1-A-like has protein sequence MKSTQILLSTALIFLLSGLSMTTACNKALCASDVSKCLIQELCQCRPSDGNCSCCKECMLCLGTLWEECCDCVGMCNPRNYSDTPATSKSTVEELYRPIPSLFRALTEGEAPINMMVVSFPVAEELSYHENLVSFLETMEDQHQNVSLPGNSIHASYDNTQSTEDNMCTVVYFDDCVSIRQCKQYCESMGGSKYRWFHNACCECIGPECLDYGSKAVKCMNCLF, from the exons ATGAAGTCTACTCAAATCTTACTATCCACTGCACTTATTTTCCTTCTCTCGGGACTTTCCATGACCACAGCCTGCAACAAGGCTCTCTGTGCCAGTGATGTCAGCAAATGTCTCATTCAG GAGCTGTGTCAGTGCAGGCCCTCGGATGGGAACTGCTCGTGCTGTAAAGAGTGTATGCTCTGTCTTGGCACACTGTGGGAGGAGTGCTGCGACTGTGTGG GGATGTGTAACCCTAGGAACTACAGTGACACTCCAGCTACCTCCAAAAGCACGGTGGAGGAACTCTACCGACCCATCCCCTCACTGTTCCGCGCCCTCACCGAGGGCGAAGCGCCCATCAACATGATGGTGGTGTCCTTCCCCGTGGCCGAGGAACTATCTTACCACGAGAACCTGGTGTCCTTCCTGGAGACCATGGAGGACCAGCACCAAAATGTCTCCCTGCCTGGGAACAGTATCCACGCCAGCTACGATAACACCCAAAGtactgaag atAACATGTGCACTGTGGTGTACTTTGATGACTGCGTGTCCATCCGCCAGTGCAAGCAGTACTGCGAGTCCATGGGCGGCTCCAAGTACCGCTGGTTCCATAACGCCTGCTGTGAATGCATCGGCCCGGAGTGCCTCGACTACGGCAGCAAAGCCGTCAAGTGCATGAACTGCCTGTTCTAA